The following are encoded in a window of Oncorhynchus mykiss isolate Arlee chromosome Y, USDA_OmykA_1.1, whole genome shotgun sequence genomic DNA:
- the LOC110509904 gene encoding inositol polyphosphate 5-phosphatase K: MDQMQHKQSSTDPARPSGQPGRNTFPAPALPRRPTAQDTSIPSPTGGSGKLPGLASGVRQMPDQVRLEHVQPGSSPAVPVYFSRPRPTALNSSRDSEADMKDKASIPNRIPGPHSSISLSQSPTESSLLSHSPQSPHSTQPYTGQPYLIPQPHLPQPCLTPPSSLSPKPGSSPQSQRTSSPLGAMENQPQIEGEMDHGFRVHIVTWNVGSAVPPDDVTSLFGPHAGDGSTDMFIIGLQEMNSMINKRLKDALFHDQWSELCMDTLSRFGYVLVASQRMQGVLLLVFSKFCHLPFLRGVQTEKTRTGLGGYWGNKGGVSARMTMFGHPVCFLNCHLPAHMRNLEQRMEDFESILQQQQFDGATASGVLDHDVVFWFGDLNFRIENYDIHVVKSAIDSNKLPLLWERDQLNIAKNSESILDGFLEGPLKFPPTYKFDVGTHTYDTSSKKRKPAWTDRILWRLRCTGSPVPTHNAALQRGLTSWLGGATKVVQHSYRSHMGYTCSDHKPVSAVFSLHFPFKVDLPLVTLEYEKEWTKVSDATVRFTVRSNFQRSSWDWVAIYKVGFKHHKDYVAYVWAKADHGSQVTFTEEDLPRDAGEYILGFYSNNMNTIIGVTLPFQIHVPVRSPTAPPVFRSDSSDVSSEDDSTLVLLAPASSRSPSPGKSKHHHRHRRSRSPAHSNTPMPSLQGLSLHPRPLEGLPSSRSPCSAAKKERLVSPQDTLPSPISPLTPRSPVSPGGGVSAPEALIAAILGEHRPTQVTPTGGRSPGKTGETSL; the protein is encoded by the exons ATGGATCAAATGCAGCATAAACAAAGCAGCACAGATCCAGCCAGACCTTCTGGACAACCTGGGAGGAATACTTTTCCAGCACCTGCTCTACCCCGGCGACCAACAGCTCAGGACACCTCTATCCCCAGTCCCACAGGGGGGTCTGGGAAACTCCCAGGACTGGCCTCAGGTGTACGTCAGATGCCAGACCAGGTGAGGCTGGAGCATGTACAACCTGGGTCCAGTCCTGCAGTTCCAGTCTATTTCAGCCGTCCCAGACCTACTGCACTAAATTCCTCCAGAGATTCAGAGGCTGATATGAAGGATAAGGCCTCTATTCCAAACCGCATTCCTGGACCACACAGCTCCATCTCCCTGTCCCAGTCCCCTACAGAGTCTTCCCTGTTGTCCCACAGCCCTCAGAGTCCTCACAGCACTCAGCCTTACACCGGCCAGCCTTACCTCATCCCCCAGCCTCACCTGCCTCAGCCCTGCCTCACCCCACCATCCAGCCTCAGCCCCAAACCAGGCTCCAGTCCACAGTCCCAGAGGACCAGCTCCCCTCTGGGCGCTATGGAGAATCAGCCACAGATTGAAGGAGAAATGGATCACGGTTTCAG GGTGCACATTGTCACATGGAATGTGGGCTCTGCTGTTCCCCCTGATGACGTCACATCTCTGTTTGGGCCGCATGCTGGCGATGGGAGTACAGACATGTTTATCATTGG GCTTCAGGAAATGAATTCTATGATCAACAAGCGGCTGAAGGACGCTCTCTTCCACGACCAGTGGAGTGAGCTCTGCATGGACACACTCAGTCGCTTTGGATATGTGCTG GTGGCGTCCCAGCGTATGCAGGGGGTTCTGTTGCTGGTGTTCTCTAAATTCTGCCATCTTCCATTCCTGAGGGGGGTGCAGACAGAGAAAACACGCACAGGCCTCGGGGGCTACTGG GGTAATAAAGGGGGTGTAAGTGCGAGGATGACGATGTTCGGCCACCCGGTGTGTTTCCTGAACTGTCACCTGCCGGCTCACATGCGGAACCTGGAGCAGCGCATGGAGGACTTTGAGAGCATCCTGCAGCAACAGCAGTTTGATGGCGCGACCGCCTCGGGTGTGCTGGACCACGA CGTGGTGTTCTGGTTTGGGGATCTTAACTTCCGCATCGAGAACTATGACATTCATGTGGTGAAGAGTGCCATTGACAGCAATAAGCTCCCTTTGCTGTGGGAGCGAGACCAG CTCAACATAGCTAAAAACAGTGAGTCCATCTTAGATGGCTTCTTGGAAGGCCCTCTCAAATTCCCCCCCACATATAAGTTTGATGTGGGGACACACACATACGACACCAG CAGTAAGAAGCGAAAGCCAGCATGGACAGACCGTATCTTGTGGCGTCTGCGTTGTACGGGCTCCCCTGTTCCTACCCACAATGCCGCTCTGCAGCGTGGCCTAACCTCGTGGCTGGGTGGGGCAACCAAGGTGGTGCAACACTCCTACCGCAGTCACATGGGCTACACCTGCAGTGACCACAAACCGGTCTCTGCTGTATTCTCATTACAT TTCCCATTCAAAGTGGACCTTCCTCTTGTAACGTTAGAGTATGAGAAGGAGTGGACTAAGGTTTCTGATGCTACAGTCAGATTCACTGTGAGGTCCAACTTCCAGCGCAGCTCATGGGACTGGGTGGCAATATACAAG GTTGGGTTCAAACATCACAAGGACTATGTAGCATATGTGTGGGCCAAGGCAGATCATGGGTCACAG GTGACATTTACAGAGGAGGATTTACCCAGGGATGCAGGGGAATACATTTTGGGTTTCTATAGCAACAACATGAATACTATTATCGGAGTGACATTGCCCTTTCAG ATCCATGTTCCTGTGCGCAGCCCGACAGCCCCACCAGTATTCCGCTCAGACAGTTCTGACGTCAGCTCGGAGGATGACAGCACACTGGTCCTGCTGGCCCCTGCTAGCTCCCGCAGCCCAAGCCCTGGAAAAAGCAAACACCACCATCGTCACCGCCGCAGCCGCAGTCCTGCTCACTCCAACACCCCCATGCCCTCCCTGCAGGGCCTCAGCTTGCACCCTCGTCCCCTAGAGGGCCTACCAAGCAGCCGCTCGCCCTGCTCTGCAGCTAAGAAGGAGCGCCTGGTCTCCCCCCAGGACACACTGCCATCGCCCATCAGCCCACTCACGCCCCGCAGCCCTGTGTCACCCGGGGGCGGGGTCTCAGCCCCAGAGGCTCTGATTGCTGCCATCCTGGGGGAACACAGGCCAACTCAGGTCACCCCGACAGGGGGCAGGTCACCAGGCAAGACTGGAGAGACAAGTTTATGA